TTTGATGCTTCAAGGAAAAAGTTAATGGcaagagctgagctctgctggagtagagAGATAAGATGACCACTTCAATAACTCCTGTGGTCAAGGAGATATTCCCAACTGCACATGTGCAGTAAAACTACTAGGGGTCAAAAAAGGAGGGGGTGCCAAGCCATAAGTCCTGATACCATCCCAGAATcccttgctctggaatccatctttgccaaaagatgtgCACAGATATCAGGGAGGGTCCTGTGTCCAGTCAGctgtaaaagataaaatgacaactgcccttggagttcccattgtggctcagcagaaatgaatctgactaatccatgaggacgctggttcgatccctagcctcgctcagtgggttaaggatccagcattgccatgagctgtggtgtagctcacagacacagcttggacctggtgttgccatggctgtggtgtaggctagtggctacagcttcaatttgacccctagcatgggaacctccatatgccacaggtgcagccctaaaaagacaaaaagaaaaagaaaaaaaaagacaattagacaaatataaacaaagacCTAGAACAACTGTTCTatataagtgaattaagtcaCCTCTCTGGCACATTCCTCATTCAGGGGGATGCCTGTACCTGCAATCCTCTTTAGGGTGTGCATTACTTCTTTGCATCTGACTTAAATAATTTCTCTGTGTGCTTTCCCACATTGTACTGGGACTCTAACAATAAATTCTGTACctatttttacagtctttgcctccttgaaaacACTTGCTTTTAACcagggcaagaatcagggcaattctgcttctaaactctagctggtctagtggctaagATTCTTGGTTTTCACTCAGGctgctcggattcaattcctgagcagagaattaagatcttgcttcaagccatcactcactgctgtatCTCCAAGATCAATACTACCTACCATCCAAAGAAATTCCCAAGCAAGAAAATTGGCTTTATGTTTCATATAATCCATCTAAACATTCTATTAGAGGCTTTATGTTATCTTCTGATCCATTTACATATATGCATTCCTATGTCATCATATCCAGAGCTTTCAACCTCCAGTCTCAGATGCTCAACTGGCCTTGGAGGGATCTTTCTAAAAACATAAATCTTCCTATTTTACCCTCTTACTGAAATTTAGTTATCTGCTTCCTTTAAATCCCAGAGTATTGACTCAATGTTTTCTGTGGTTCACAAGGCCATTTGTGGTCTTCCCTTCTTGACCATCCATCTCCATCTCACAGACCCACCTGTGCACTTTATATGCAAACCATTCAGAAATACCCTCTGTGTCAGTTTCCTAGGGCTTCTGTAACAGGTTGCCACAAATGATGGGGcttaaacaaaaccagaaatttattatctcagttaAATAGGCCATaaatctgagatcaaggtgtcagcagggctggttcctgTTGCCAAAACTTGGTCTCCATCCattggtgccaaatagaaatgtagaatacaggagttcctatcagggctcagtggtaaccaagctgactagtatccatgaggatgtgtgttcaatccctgacctcactcagtgggttaaggatctggcattgccgtgagctgtagtgtaagttggcagctacagttccaatctgactcctagcctgggaacttccatatgctgcaggtgtggccctaaaaagaccaaaaaaagaaagaaagaaatgtcaagAGGGAGTTTTGGGGTGTGGAaattaacataatgtcttttctatcataggaaatcttggttactccattttgctccggttTTGGCTGAAACACCTTCCTGTGAAACcgccctcttctcccagtaacaatttgttccaaattagccaaccaagaagaatgtgcaccctgacctgaccgaTGGgtaggggacaggtacatcacctgcgttagggataaatagggagggtcttctCTTCTTTGCACACACTTTTTGAGTACCTGCTcctttctgcagaagtaaagagccttgtcaagatctccccgtattcatgtgtctcattttatgACACtgatgatccgagccatgtccccaacagatTTGGGGGCTTGTCCAGGATTTGGGGTCCACTGGAACATGGATTCTCGAGGAGGGGAGATGCATTCCATGGCCTGTTGCGGTGTCCCTAAATTGAGAAGTCCACGCCTGTGAACTTCAAACCCATGGAGAGTTCTTTACAACATGGGAAATCACATGATGACAAGGCAATTTCCGTTAATGGACCAAGGTAGGGAAGATCGCTGGTGAGATCAAGTACCTCCTTGGTGGTCAGGGATGTGGGTCAGTAAGCCACAAAGGGTCTCGGGTGAGACCAGTAGTTTCAGGAGAGACCAGTGATTTCAGGTGAAATCAGAGGATCAGAACACCATCCTGGGTAATGGGAAGTAAGTCTTCCCGAACTGTACTTCCACTCAGAAGATCAAATGAGGGAGGGGACCAAATTCCTCCAGACAGTCCTCTGGGATTGATATTAAAGTATTGGGGTGACAATccacaaaggacaaaaagaagggaagaatgattAAGTATTGTTGTTTTACCTGGACACATACACCTATTCTCGCCCAATCCATCTTTTGGCCAAAGTTCAGATCAGACGAGGATTGGGTCTGTCAGCTGCTCATTCAGTTTGTCCAGGACAAGTCACTGGGGTATCTGGAGGGAACTTATTATGCTCTCTGTTGGCAGTGGGGACCAGTGGTCTTATTTCTCCTCAGAGCACTGGACCAAAAGAGAAATGAGGAGGAAACTCAACAACATTCTGGGACCTCCTCCCCTCCATGGGACCCCCTTGGCTCACTGCCACCACCTTACAATGCCCCAAATGGCACTGGtccccctccagccacagccacggctgCTGTCACTGCCAGGGGAGTGCAGGAAGGGAAGAAGTGCAGAACCCACCACCCAGGCACAAGGGCACTGCCTCTGCTCACAGAGTTAACatggaaggggaggagggcagagcccCGTGGAGGTGCAAGCACACTACCACTGCTTGCAGAGTCAGAACAGGAGGGTTAAGCAACAGGCACCAGTATGCTGCCCCAGCCAGTGGGATCAAAGCTCACTGCATCAACAAAACCAAACGATATGGAGGGCCTTATTCCAGACTTAGGCAAGAGTTAAAACAATGTCAGGAATtaccatcttggctcagcagaagcaaatctgactaggaaccatgaggttgcaggttcgatccctggcctctctcagtgtgttaaagatgcagcattgctgtgaactgtggtgtaggtcacagacatggctcagatctggcattgctgtggctgtggtgtaggcctttagctacagctctgattagacccctagcctgggaacctccatagctctgagtgtggccctcaaaagacaaaatactaaataagaaatttattttaaaaagaggattggAAATATAAACCATTAGAGAACTTACTAAGAAAGACATAGAAGTTATATgtgagaaggaatgaggaatggaattctattttatcaGGGGAAAAGAAGAGTAAGTCTGTCTTCTAGCTTtctgttttaaatggaaaatagggGACAAACTAATAGATACAGAAAGTGCtggaaggtttgtgggaagtAGACACTGAGAGAAGGGTTATACAGCGTCAAAACTAAAGtgtaaaataagtttaatttagtaaattaattttaaaataagctggtacaaaacttgaacttggcttttctttgttaagaaaacaaagtCTCCTTGGAATGCTACTTTGATAACAGATTATATAATGTTCTTTCAAGTGATCtcctgtatttgcttttgagatctcttgtaactttggttaagaaaaaaacagtattatCCACAGAGACCTATGATTCTATCTGACCaagtttttttgaaaatgatttatttataaacactatCAAATTCCAATTAAAGAGCTTTTAACTCGGCTAACTTTAAAATGCTTCGTGGGAGCCTTGAGGCattcaaaaaaatgttaaatttactgGAATTATTTGGAATGTTAAAATACACAGAGAGCATTATCAAATGAGTGATAAACCTCAGATTATATAgatgaatagatgtttttaatatagatatttGGGAATTCTTACAGTTTATGAAATTTGGTTATATACTGGTACTAtgttataattctatttttttttctagttatttcaaATCATTATATGTCACAACAGTTTTCAAGTGTCATTGTCAATTTACATTGCACTTAGATTTAAAATATGCCTTAAGTCTCTTGTCACTGTTAGTTAATGGCTTTACTCCAAtacctttgcaaaaatgtttcctcttccagaagatctatagaaagaacttttcttttttttttttttttttgagaaatacaaGTTTCTGACTTTCAGACCTTAATGATGAGCTGagtaagatattaaaaaaaattctaaaagggaaattggTGATTTCATAAACAGTTAAACAAAAAGGATTGGTTTCATTGGACTGTGCGAACTGgtgaatatggttataattttatggtttctatttaaaataatactagcttttaatctgtgttttccaggtaTAAAGAAATTCTTCCCAACAAGCAATTTGATGTTATACCTTTGTAAGCAGAACTGAAACaattctctcttctctacctgatttcttcagagaatggAAACTCTCAGGTTCCCAGAAGTTTCATCAGATAATTAGGAAGGCCACCTTGTATGTAGCCTGTAAAAACCTCAAGGTATGTgggttttttaaaggaaaggaattcACCAAGaactttaagataaaaatctttaagacaaACCCTTGGCATGACTTTCCAAGCCCTGAGGTGCCTTTTAAATCTTAGTCTAAGATTCCTCATAAAGTTCTAacaaagtcaattaaaaaaaaaaaacctatatgatCAATTTTATTCACGTAAGTCATCAGTCCAAGGTTGTTGACACCAGACTTAATTGGCAAATAAATTAGTCTTGGTTtggctaatatttgataaaaaatgaaagtaatttcagagagaaacagatgtttcaatgaaaacttgctaaatctgttaatgtcattcttttcattGTGGTCAGTATCACTAAGACTTACTTCCTAGATAGTTCTTTGCTATTATGTTATATTGCTGCAAAGTTTAACTGAGTTTCTAAAAGAACTTTCTAAGCttgtttctaaaatttatctCAGTAATCTATTTTTGGATAAAGATCAGATGCCCCAAAACCTACAACAAGGGGACTATGCATACTAAAAAGGACGTACTATAAAAGGACTATTTCCAAGCTTGTAGAGGAAGACCCTGATCCCTTACTATGGAATCAGGAGGAGGTAAATTTAGGGATTTAAGAGAGGCACTGACAGGTGCCCCTTTTCTGGCTCTACCATCCTTCTGAAAAACCTTGTCATTTATTTGTAAGCATGGGCTGAGGGATGGCTCTAAGGGTCCTCACACAGAAACATGGGACAAACCACCAAGCTGGcagccttcctttcctgcctcctggacccTATCACCAGTGGATGGCTGAGTACAAACAGTCGGTAGCTGCTACTGCCGTATTaactaaaggaaacagaaaactcacCTCTAGAGGAAGGCTGACTGTGCATATAAAAACAGGATATGGGGATACAAATGCCTggttaaaatggataaaatattctgtGGACACACTACACAAAGGCAGCTGTTACGCTTGTGCCACAGGGAGACTGGAGGCCCAagtggttccctttcctctgggatggTCATCAGACCCACAGGGTCTTGAATGTGCGAAGGCCCTCCTCCAGGACAAAACAGCTTGAAATGATGAGTCCAGTCAGATTTGTCACTGCTATTCTCTGAGGTCAAAAGTTCTGCGGGTCAGCTCCTGAGAACTGTTCAGCAGCCAAATGAAAACATCAACTCTCCTCATGTCTAAAATGACAAGAGGCAAAGGCAACTTTCTTAGGCAACCTGACCAGGTGCAGTGAAAGCCAGTCCTGTATCACCCCCACAATAAGTCCCAGTTCCAGTGCCCCAAGCAGATGTCTGGTGGTATTGTGGGAGTCCACTAATGGATATCCTTCCAGAAAAATCAAAGCAACTCCTGTACTTTTGTGCAATTTTTAATCCTTTTCATCCTGGCATTTAGGCCCTAATCTCAAACTCAGCCAATCCTGAGGAAATGAGACATCACCCCCCTGGGTGGCAGGGGTCCTTTGACCCCCATGTCTGTGTTAACTCAATAAGTGTTCCAAAAAATTTAAGACAAGAAATCAGGTAGCTGCTAGGTTTGAATCTGCTCTCTTTTGGTGGTCAACCATGAACAAAAATGTTGATTGGATAAACTGCATCTATTACAATCAACAAAGATTCATTAATTACACTAGAGATGCCATTAAAGAAATAGCTGAACAGCTAGAGCCAACTAGTCAAGTGGCATGGGAAAATAGACTTGCTTTAGAGATGATGCTGGCAGAAAAGGGTGGAGTCTGTGTAATGACAGATATCCAGTGCTGTACATTCATTCCCAACATCGCCGCCCCAGACAGCACCATCACCAAGACCCTACATGGATTAATAACCTTAGCAGATGAACTTTCAGAGAATTCTGGTGTTAATGACCCCTTCACAGACCTTTTagaaaattggttttaaaaaaaatggaagggacTAATAGCTTCAATCTGTACCCCTCAAATTGCTGTAGTTAGTGTCTGTGTCTTAGCTGCATgttgtataattccttgtgccagaggacttattcaaaaattaatagaaattgcCCTAACAAAGCAACTGGGATGCCCTCCTCACCAAGCCAATACACTCCAGCTGAACACAGTAGAACATGAGAGCCAAAACCATGCtcaaagagtttgaagaaaagaatatttgataaaaaataaaaggtgggaATTATGGAAAGTAACATAgtatcttttctatcaaaggaaatcttggttactccattttgctccagtttcagCTGAAACGCCTTCCTGTGataccccctcctctttccctcttctcccagtaacaatttgtttcaaattagccaaccaaaaagaatgtgtgccctgacctaaccaatgggaaggggacaggtacatcatctgcattagggataaatacgGAGAGTCTTTTCTTTGCATGCACTTTTTGAGTACCCATgaccttctgcagaagtaaagagccttgtcaagatctcccGGTGTTCATGTGTCTAATTTTCTGACACTGacaatccaagccatgtccccaacagggggaaggagaaaaaaacagctttattgctttgccaagcaaagaggccacatcaagctAATGTCCTAAAGACTGTACCATCAGCTGGGAAAGAATAgtcttatagtttgggagtggaaacTAGGGCCACaaataaggatcagggtagatgcaagtttgtattcttcaaagctggtgtttagtggccctgggACTGGTTCTGGGGGTGCTCTTCCTTTTTGGAATGAAGAATTCTTCATCGAGTAatcaacatcttccatttgttggagcttttagttctgcagaagagctcagagatgttgttttatgtttatatatatatatatatatatattccttgaggaggaaccagaacCCTGAGCTGAGGCTGCACCATTGTTTCTTGACTCCTCCTCCCTAGTCTCTGCATGCCCTCCctttcctgattagcaactgtttgaacttgccctttggaactcagggaaggtcaggaGGCTGAATGTCCTACAGACAAGAAATGGGGAATACAGAAAGACTTTTGCCCAGGAGCCCCAAGGGCCCTGCTGGGTTTCACTTATTCTGGAGGCTCTAAGGGAGAATCTGTTCTTGGCATCTCTCCTTATGCATGGTGGTTATGAAACCAACAAGGGAGGCACCATCAAGAAACAGtagcacagccttggggcagggttctggtcccccctcaagggatacacataacaatatctCAGCTCTTATGCACAACTAAAACCTCCACTAAATAGAAGATGTTAACTACTGATGAAGCATTCTTTactccagagagaaggtcacagtTTGATAACCTTGAGAACAACAGAAGCCAAACCTGAAACCACTTGATGCCAGACGATTTCTGGATTGAAGGAATACAAGCCCTGTacacaccctgatccttatcagcaAACTCACCCCTTGAACCTTTGGCTATTAGAATCCTCACAAACCTCCCCAGAGTGGGACCCAGTTTCAAGGGCATTAGCTCTcagtggccccctttgcctggtaAAACAGTGAGGCtgtcttttctacttcacccaaaactctatcTCTgagattcaattcaattcaattccacACAGGTATATGGAGGCTGGATTTTGGCATCAGTTGCTGGCAGTCCTTGACTTCTCTTGGCTTGAAGCTGCAacactcccatctctgcctccatccccatgtgtctccttccctctgtgtgtctttGGGTCTCCATATCTCCCTGTCCCTATAACATATTAGTCATTGAGTTTAAGGCCCACTCTAATAAAGGAtggcctcatcttaactaatcACATCTGTAAAAGCCCTATATATTCAAACACAGTCACCTTTCAAGTTTCTGGGTAGACATGAATTTTGGTGGATGTTATTCAAGCCACTGCACCTTCTTTTCACCTAAGAAATTGTGTTCCCTCCACTCTCACATTATTTACATCGCTGGTTCCCTCTCCACTCCTATTGGCCTTCAGCTTTGCTTTATATCCACTTTTCCTTGAGATTCTTCTTGTTTTAGAGTGACTTTACCTGCCTGGATGGTTCATTTTATGCGTCAACTTCACTGGGCCATGAAGTGTCCAGATATTTGTCAAACAACATACTGgctgtgtctgtgagggtgtttctgagTGAGATTAACATTCGTAGTGGTGAATTGTGTAAACTAAACGCCCTCCCCAagatgggtgggcctcatccaattagtgaaggcctgaatagaagaAAGAGGCTGAGCCTCTTATGAGTAAGAGGAAATGCCTCTTGCCTAGCGGCCTTCAGCTGGGGTATCAGTCTTCCTGATTTTCAGCCAACCCCATTCCTTCTTTGTTGGGAATGTCACTGGCACTTTCTGCAATAGTTGTAAGTACTCCATCTCTCTGCTAGTAATCCATTTTTCCAAGGCAGGGCTTACAATGTAGATGCTGCCTACCCCCACAGAATACGAAGCACAGTGCTGGTTGGGCTGTGAGTCTGCAGCATGGATGCAGTGCTGGATGTCACCTGCTCAACGCTTGGATGTTAAGAAGCCATTGGTCTGATACTCCTCTTTAAAATGTTTGGGCATGATTTACAGCAGTGTGGTATTGAAAAATGTACTGGAGGGCTTCAGACAAGCTAGAAGATGACTTTGAGATCCAAAATTGTGTCATTATTAgaagctaaaaaagaaagagagagagagagagaaagaaagaaagaaagaaagaaagaaagaaagaaagaaagaaagaaagaaagaaagaaagaaagaaagaaaagtagcaTCTCCATGGCTT
The Sus scrofa isolate TJ Tabasco breed Duroc chromosome 1, Sscrofa11.1, whole genome shotgun sequence DNA segment above includes these coding regions:
- the LOC110259530 gene encoding LOW QUALITY PROTEIN: uncharacterized protein LOC110259530 (The sequence of the model RefSeq protein was modified relative to this genomic sequence to represent the inferred CDS: inserted 4 bases in 4 codons; deleted 1 base in 1 codon; substituted 4 bases at 4 genomic stop codons) → MALRVLTQKHGTNHQAGSLPFLPPGPYHQWMAEYKQSVAATAVLTKGNRKLTSRGRLTVHIKTGYGDTNAWLKWIKYSVDTLHKGSCYACATGRLEAQVVPFPLGWSSDPQGLECAKALLQDKTAXNDESSQXLSLLFSEVKSSAGQLLRTVQQPNENXQLSSCLKXQEAKATFLGNLTRCSESQSLPQADVWWYCGSPLMDILPKNQSNSCTFVQFLILFILAFRPXSQTQPILRKXRHHPPGWQGSFDPHVCVNSISVPXKFKTRNQVAARFESALFWWSTMNKNVDWINCIYYNQQRFINYTRDAIKEIAEQLEPTSQVAWENRLALEMMLAEKGGVCVMTDIQCCTFIPNIAAPDSTITKTLHGLITLADELSENSGVNDPFTDLLENWFXKKWKGLIASICTPQIAVVSVCVLAACCIIPCARGLIQKLIEIALTKQLGCPPHQANTLQLNTVEHESQNHAQRV